TGCACAGGCTATACCAAAGAGGGTGTTTAAAGGCAATACGATGAGCAATATTTTTAAGGTTAATAAAATAGATTCAATAGTTTCTTTACGGGTAATATTGCCTGCATATATAGAAATGCCCTGACTAAATGCGTTGAAAAAGACTACAAACAGAGGTATAACAAGAAATAGAAGGAGAAAACACATAGCAACTATGATAAGAAATAAATGAAAACATAACACGAAAATTCTTTTAAGGCGCATAATTTATATAATCCCTGAGTAGCGTTTATTCCAGAATTGAATAAAGTTCAAGCATAAAAGTAATAGAAAAGAAACAGTTAAAAGAAATACAGCAATGGAAGCAGAACCATAATAATCATATTCCTCCAATCGCATTACTATCAATAATGGGGCTATTTCTGTTTTTAATGGCTGGTTTCCTGCAATAAAGATAACGGAACCATACTCTCCCATAGCACGTGCAAAACTTAATGTAAAGCCCGTTAGCAATGAAGGGAGGATTGTCGGAAAGATAATTTTATGGAATATTTTCATGCGAGAAGCACCTAAACAACGTGCTGATTCTTCTACTTCAGGGTCTAAGTCTCTCAGTACAGGCTCGATTGTTCTAACTGCAAAAGGGAAACTTACAAAAATCATTGCAATTGTAATACCGATAGGGGTAAAAACAACCTTAAATCCATTTGCCTCTAATAATGAACCTATCCAGCCTCGAGGACCATATAACCATGTTAATGAAATTCCCGCTACTGCTGTCGGTAAAGCAAATGGCAAATCAATCAATGCATCCCAGAAACCCTTAAAAGGGATTTTATATCTAACAATAACCCATGCAACAAGAAAACCGAACAATGAATTAATACAGGCAGATATTAAAGATAAACCAAAGGACACCTGATATGCTTTTATTGCCCTTAATGAAAAAACAGCAGAAATAAAGTCATTTAAAGAGCCACTAAAAACTTTGATATATAGTGTGGATAATGGAAGAAGAACAATTAGACTTAAATATAACCATGTTATGCCTAATGAAAGACCATATCCTGGCAAAACCGCTTTCTTCTTTAATATACTTCTCATTTTTTATTTTCTTTCTAACATAATTTGGTCAAATATACCCCCATCTGAAAAGTGAATTTTATGTGCTTCTTCCCATCCACCGGGATATAATTCTTCAAGACGAAATAGATTAACATTCAAGAATTGGTTTCGATGTTTTTCAAATACAGCAGTATTGCTGCAACGATAGTAGTGCTTTACAATTATATTTTGTGCCTCATCCGAATAAAGAAATTCAAGATATTTACGAGCAATATCTTTTGTATTATGTTTTTCTACATATTTGTCTATTATAGCGACAGGAGGTTCTGCCAAAATACTTTCTCCGGGAGATATAACTTCAAGACTATTCTGTGTCTCCTGAATAGCAAGAAATGCCTCATTTTCCCAACTTAAAAGAACATCTCCAATACCTTGAAGAAAGGTATTGGTTGAACCTCTTGCTCCTGTATCCAATACAGGGACATTTTTGTATACTTTCTTTACAAATTCGCGTGCTTGTTCGATACCTCCCTTGCGAAATGCATATCCCCAACATGCTAAATAACACCAGCGAGCACCTCCTGATGTTTTAGGATTGGGTGTAATTACCTGTACATCAGGACGGATTAAATCATCCCATGTTTTAATATTTTTAGGATTTCCTTTGCGAACGAGAAAAACAATGGTTGAAGTGTATGGACAACTATTATTAGGAAACTGTTTTTGCCAATTCTGAGATAAAAGTCCTCTCATTTTTACAATCATATCTATATCATAGGCTAATGCTAAAGTAACGACATCTGCCTCTAATCCTTCCATTACAGAACGGGCTTGTTTTCCAGAACCACCATGAGACATTTTTATGTTTAAATCAAGCCCTTGTTCTTTTTTACATTTTTCAATAAAAACTTTATTAATTTCTTTATATAATTCCCGTGTTGGGTCATAAGAAACATTCAAAAGTTCTATTGTTTCACTGAAACAATATCCGATAAAGACATTAATTATT
This sequence is a window from Candidatus Hydrogenedens sp.. Protein-coding genes within it:
- a CDS encoding sulfate ABC transporter substrate-binding protein, encoding MFKRVSFFYLIIINVFIGYCFSETIELLNVSYDPTRELYKEINKVFIEKCKKEQGLDLNIKMSHGGSGKQARSVMEGLEADVVTLALAYDIDMIVKMRGLLSQNWQKQFPNNSCPYTSTIVFLVRKGNPKNIKTWDDLIRPDVQVITPNPKTSGGARWCYLACWGYAFRKGGIEQAREFVKKVYKNVPVLDTGARGSTNTFLQGIGDVLLSWENEAFLAIQETQNSLEVISPGESILAEPPVAIIDKYVEKHNTKDIARKYLEFLYSDEAQNIIVKHYYRCSNTAVFEKHRNQFLNVNLFRLEELYPGGWEEAHKIHFSDGGIFDQIMLERK
- the cysT gene encoding sulfate ABC transporter permease subunit CysT, translating into MRSILKKKAVLPGYGLSLGITWLYLSLIVLLPLSTLYIKVFSGSLNDFISAVFSLRAIKAYQVSFGLSLISACINSLFGFLVAWVIVRYKIPFKGFWDALIDLPFALPTAVAGISLTWLYGPRGWIGSLLEANGFKVVFTPIGITIAMIFVSFPFAVRTIEPVLRDLDPEVEESARCLGASRMKIFHKIIFPTILPSLLTGFTLSFARAMGEYGSVIFIAGNQPLKTEIAPLLIVMRLEEYDYYGSASIAVFLLTVSFLLLLCLNFIQFWNKRYSGII